In one window of Rhinoderma darwinii isolate aRhiDar2 chromosome 7, aRhiDar2.hap1, whole genome shotgun sequence DNA:
- the LOC142657906 gene encoding beta-1,3-galactosyltransferase 2, whose protein sequence is MLQWRRRHCCLAKMTWNSKRSLFRTHLTGLLSLVFLFAMFLFFNHHNSFTGRVGMKENPVTHAIRGFKATKSETNSSLRSIWKDTIPQTLRPHTSSNLSNTESQHQGVTGLENTLSTNGSIYSEKGFGHQNLYHYKYIINEPEKCQDKTPFLILLIAAEPRQIEARQAIRQTWGNESLAPGIHIVRLFLLGLHTKINGLIEQAIVDESRQYHDIIQQEYLDTYYNLTIKTLMGMNWVATYCPHVPYVMKTDSDMFVNTEYLINKLLKPDQPPRTNYFTGYLMRGYAPNRNKDSKWYMSPDLYPSERYPVFCSGTGYVFSGDLAEKIFKVSLSIRRLHLEDVYVGICLAKLRIDPIPPPNEFVFNHWRVSYSSCKYSHLITSHQFQPGELIKYWNHLQQNKHNACANAAKEKASRYRHRKMH, encoded by the coding sequence ATGCTTCAGTGGAGGAGACGTCACTGCTGCCTCGCCAAGATGACCTGGAATAGCAAGCGCTCTCTCTTTCGGACCCATCTCACCGGGCTCTTGTCACTTGTGTTTTTGTTTGCCATGTTTCTGTTCTTCAATCACCACAACTCATTCACCGGTCGGGTCGGAATGAAAGAAAATCCAGTGACTCATGCAATACGTGGATTTAAAGCAACAAAAAGTGAAACCAACAGCTCGCTAAGGAGTATCTGGAAGGACACCATCCCGCAGACTCTCCGACCACACACCTCATCCAATTTAAGTAACACTGAATCCCAACATCAAGGTGTGACCGGCTTGGAGAATACCTTGAGCACCAATGGCAGTATTTACAGTGAAAAGGGCTTTGGTCACCAAAACTTATACCATTACAAATACATTATAAACGAGCCGGAAAAATGTCAAGACAAAACGCCTTTCCTCATACTGCTGATAGCGGCAGAGCCTCGACAAATAGAAGCGCGACAGGCCATACGACAGACCTGGGGGAACGAGAGCCTGGCACCAGGAATTCATATTGTGAGACTTTTTCTCTTGGGTTTGCACACCAAGATTAACGGGTTAATTGAACAGGCTATTGTGGATGAAAGCCGGCAATACCACGATATCATCCAACAGGAATATTTAGATACTTATTATAATCTGACCATTAAGACCCTTATGGGCATGAACTGGGTAGCAACATACTGCCCACATGTCCCATATGTCATGAAGACAGACAGTGACATGTTTGTGAACACCGAGTACTTGATAAACAAACTACTGAAGCCTGACCAACCACCAAGAACCAACTACTTTACAGGGTATTTGATGCGAGGCTATGCACCGAACCGTAACAAAGACAGCAAATGGTACATGTCGCCCGATCTGTACCCAAGCGAACGCTACCCCGTGTTTTGTTCTGGGACTGGTTATGTGTTTTCTGGAGACCTAGCAGAGAAAATATTTAAAGTGTCTTTAAGTATTAGACGATTACACTTGGAGGATGTGTATGTCGGCATCTGTCTGGCTAAACTACGTATTGACCCTATACCCCCACCCAATGAGTTTGTATTCAATCACTGGAGAGTTTCCTATTCTAGCTGTAAATATAGCCACCTAATTACCTCCCATCAGTTCCAGCCCGGCGAACTGATCAAATACTGGAATcacttacaacagaacaagcacaATGCCTGTGCCAATGCAGCCAAGGAAAAAGCCAGTAGGTATCGGCATCGCAAAATGCACTAA